A single region of the Mercenaria mercenaria strain notata chromosome 6, MADL_Memer_1, whole genome shotgun sequence genome encodes:
- the LOC123549360 gene encoding innexin unc-9-like, producing MPTVSRGLYKWLLWRGATLEDFADRLNHFWTFGLLLILACIISWKQGYNSPISCWVPAQFTDSFTSYTHQHCWNSYFIQYPRDIEKAEKEILEMEMNISLPDISFVTYEPKAVSVNSESLDETDSLLKIMSTTRTLYQWVPLILCFQALLFKLPNLLMYILHSLSGISFDKIAGLTSGYENINLKERDDLSKKIGRYMFNWCQQFENWLPWRFLTLLWLIVKFLYCVNIIVQMSLIDAFLRTTDSPIDNSTSYGDVITGNLFQNNATTWKESPAFPRQILCDFSIRQLQNIQRWTVQCDLPVNYFNEYVYMFIWVWFLFVAIVTCLSLLLWLCKTMVPLFRKRYITNAMGLADDLDIRTMQYHDLGKFCNLIGEDGVMALKLAGANSSELLVSDVVYTMWKLCTKDSRPQQAGQILSVPEVRVQPATTAGPGNVTYPRLEGQEFDNEAKKID from the exons ATGCCAACTGTAAGTAGAGGGCTATATAAATGGTTGCTATGGAGAGGCGCTACCTTGGAAGACTTTGCAGACAGACTAAATCATTTCTGGACTTTCGGCCTCCTACTTATATTAGCCTGCATTATAAGCTGGAAGCAGGGCTACAACTCGCCTATAAGTTGTTGGGTACCAGCTCAATTTACAGACAGTTTTACAAGCTACACACATCAACATTGTTGGAACAGTTATTTCATCCAGTATCCACGCGATATTGAAAAAGCTGAAAAGGAAATTCTCGAGATGGAGATGAATATATCCTTGCCAGATATATCTTTCGTTACATATGAACCGAAAGCGGTATCTGTAAATAGCGAAAGTCTTGATGAAACTGACAGTCTTCTCAAAATCATGTCAACAACCAGGACACTATATCAATGGGTACCATTAATTCTGTGCTTTCAAGCGCTTCTCTTCAAACTGCCAAATCTTCTCATGTACATTTTACACAGCCTCTCTGGAATAAGCTTCGACAAGATTGCTGGTTTAACAAGTGGATATGAGAACATTAACTTAAAAGAGCGTGATGATCTGTCTAAGAAGATAGGACGTTATATGTTCAACTGGTGTCAACAGTTTGAGAACTGGTTACCATGGCGTTTTCTCACATTACTGTGGCTTATTGTTAAATTCCTATACTGTGTCAACATCATTGTACAGATGTCTCTTATTGACGCCTTTCTGAGGACAACAGACTCGCCCATTGATAATTCCACCTCGTACGGTGACGTCATTACTGGTAATCTCTTCCAAAACAACGCTACAACATGGAAAGAATCGCCAGCCTTCCCCCGACAAATTTTGTGTGACTTCTCAATCCGTCAGTTACAAAATATCCAGAGGTGGACAGTACAATGTGATCTGCCAGTCAACTACTTCAATGAATATGTCTACATGTTCATTTGGGTGTGGTTTCTCTTTGTTGCCATAGTTACCTGTCTCAGTCTCCTCCTGTGGTTATGTAAGACTATGGTGCCACTGTTCCGTAAACG ATACATTACAAACGCAATGGGCCTAGCcgatgaccttgacattagaaCCATGCAGTACCATGACCTTGGTAAATTCTGTAACCTTATTGGAGAGGACGGGGTCATGGCACTCAAATTAGCTGGGGCCAACTCATCAGAACTTCTCGTCAGTGATGTTGTATATACCATGTGGAAATTATGCACTAAAGACTCGCGCCCACAGCAAGCTGGACAAATACTGTCTGTGCCAGAGGTACGGGTCCAACCAGCTACCACAGCAGGACCAGGCAATGTAACTTACCCTAGACTGGAGGGACAAGAGTTTGACAATGAAGCCAAGAAAATAGATTAG